Part of the Trichoderma asperellum chromosome 1, complete sequence genome is shown below.
AGTCGAGTATAACGGAAAGTCATATGATTACGTATTCGACGTCGATATTGAGGATGGAAAGCCGGCGCTCAAGCTCCCCTATAACCTATCTGAGAACCCTTACGAGCGAGCTACCAAGTTCCTCAACGACAACGAACTGCCTCTGTCCTACCTCGATAACGTTGCCAATTTCATAACCGAAAACACCAAAGGAGCCACCCTTGGCCAGCCCGAGCCTTCTACTGGGCCTGATCCTTATGGAACTGAGTCGCGTTACCGGCCAGGTGAATCGCAAACTGCAAAGGTACTGCCGCAAAAGGAATATCTCAGTATTTCTGCTGCAAAGTACGAAGGTAAGCTTTGGTTAACCTACTATAATTTCGACTAAAGGAGAGATTTTaacaattttttcttttcttagcCATCTTGAATAAAATCGGCAACGTCAACAAGACCATGATATCATCTGGCCGAAAAGATGTTGCACTTAACCCCGGAGAAGAGAGTGTCCTGCACTCGTCTAAGGAAGCGCTGGATTCATCAAAGCCCATCTCACTTCCAACATTGAACGTGATTCTCAAGGTTGTTACTGAGTGGCCATACGCTGATCGACTAGCCGGCCTGGATCTATTACGCTGTGTGGCTAGATTTCCTATTGCAGCACAGTTTAAAGGCCCAGAAAATGAGACCCTCATAGATATAGCCACAGCATCAGCAGTTCCTGATGATTTCCCTCCCAACGAAAATGCGGCCATGATGGGTGCTCGAACAATTGCTAATCTATTTGGTTCGGCTGATGGTCGCAGCCTTGCCAAGTCTGACGCAGACAAGGCTATTTCATTCCTAGAACGTATAGTCGGCATCAAGGGCGGAGAGCCGATTGGCAAATTCAATCGAAATGTGCTGGTTGCGGTGACAACCGTGGCTGTCAACTACTCTGTCCTTGTTAATAAGGAGAAGCTATTGGGTCCTGAGCAACGACGACGGCTGGTTGCTGTGCTTGGCGTCATTCTCAATGACCAGACGGATTCCGAAGTGCTGTATCGTGCATTGGTGGCGCTCGGCACTATCCTGTCAACATCCAAGGACGAAGCCAAGAGTCTGGGTGTAACAGCATGGGTAGAAGGCGCGGCAACCAAGAGCTCCGAGGAGAGAATCAAGGGAGTCGTGAGCGAGTGTTTGAAGGTAATTCCGCGATAGGCTGAGAGCGTTGCCCAAGGTGGATAGATATAAAGGACAAGGGAAGACAAAAGGATATGAATAGACACGAAGCACGATTACGAAATCTAGGATTATGATTCGAAGCATACAAGCATAATAACACAAGAGTTGGCAACGTGAGGATAAATCACGTTGCTctgcacatatatataaacaaatGATTCGTTTGACCAGGAGTCTCCATGCTCGATTTATGCAATCAAAGTGGCAGTAatgaaaatatatatatgtatatacatgAGTAAAAGATGGCTTCTTCCTCCGATTTTCTTTAAAACACCAGTAACGCCATTGTCCTGTTCCCACGCCATGAGACCGAGAGATGACAAGAAATTAAGAAGATATGGCACCAACCCTCGTCAACAGAGCGAGAATCCAGgggtatatataaaattatgcAAACCAAAAGAGGCcgtttaaaaaagaaaaggaaaaagaagaaagagaaaaagaaaaagaggcatTTCTCATCTTGCAGCAATCAACGCCAAGCGCTGTAGTTTTAACAACCACTACCACAGGGTCATCCATATCGCCCCAATAGCCAACAGCAACCATCCAGCCCAGTCATTTCTGAGCAGCGACGCGGCCGAGGTGGTTGTCGAGGCAACGATGTCGAGGACGGGGTTCTTTGTGGTGACGGTGTAGATCTGGGCGAAGCCGAATTGCGTCGAGTTGAAGCAGTTTGTCTCGTTGACGATGGGGATGCGGGGGTCGCCGGGCTCGGCGAAGATGATGTCGACGCActgttattttttaatgttAGTAAATTATCTTTATcattgttttttcttttacaaaAACAAGAAATTCAAAATTCAAATAAAGATTGTAAACTTACAGAGTACAGAGCCGCGCCGTGCTGGGCCAGCTCAACAACCTGAATCGTCGCCTTATCGCCAGCCTTGACATTCGCGCCAACAGGAAGGGGCACCTGAGGCAGGCACACAGTTCCCGGGTAAGGATTGTTCGAGGGTCCCAGAAGCATAAAGGGCTTGAGCATGATGTTGGACATGTTTGGCGGGCCGCCGTCGGGGCCGTCGGTGCCGTATCCGAGATTGATCTGGAGCTGGGCCTGGAGGTGGCCGCGGAACCAGCCTGGCTGGAAGGAGACGGCGCCGCCGGTGGTGGGCCAGTATGTGCGATTGCGGGAGGTTCCTAAGCCGCCGCCTGATGGTTTTCTTTGTTAGTCTATTTGGTTTATTCATGGgattaaaaaagcttggGGTTGTTGCTCGGATGCTGCTTACATGGATACATCCACTGCATGCCGTAGGGAAAGGTGTCGTTGGTGATGAGATTGTTGCCTCGCGTTCCTGGATATACGAGGACGCTATGGGCCTCGACAAGAGCCGTCAaggcgagggagagaagtAGTGACAGCCGCATATTGTTGTTgcgtgtatgtgtgtatgtgtatgtgGATATGAGTGGCGCTCTCTCTTATGAATAAAAGTAGATCGGCTTGGCGTGATGATCAACGCTTGTGTCTCAGAGCTTACGCCTTCCTTCTTCGCGGTCGCTTCGACTCAAAACTATCGGGTATAATTGTTGAGGTGTGCGTATAGAAGGAATCGCAGATCGGTTATACAGCTGATTTCAATGTCGCCTTGGGagatttttctctcttgtcgATTTGCGGCAGTCTCACTCTCGTGTGTTGTGTGGAGTAAATGTCCAAAAGGCCCAGCCTTTATCtctttctcagcctcttTCTTCAGTAATAGATATCTCACTGCTGGATATCCGGGACTTATTACTAATAGACCAAAGAGTCTTAAAGTCACAGCGATTGCGTCGTCCGCGAGAAccagagaaacaaaagaagttgaaaaagaagaagcgtgCGCAACCGCCAGTCTTAAGAAATGGTCATCTGGGGGCCGAAAAGAGACGCAAGGCCCGCCCTGGTCCATCCGTCTAGTGGTGTGTGCCGCCAGcacgagagaaagagagaaaaaaaagccgccATTGCATTCGCAGCCGCCCAACTGCCTCGCATGCCTTCCCACCCTTCCCTGAAAAAGGATAGACGCCACCCCGAGACGGGGACCAGACCGGGCTAGGCCAGAGCTGGAGACAGGCGAGAGAGACGCCGCCTTTGAGTGGACAGAGGATCGAGAACCCGTCTTGTGTTCAGCTTTTTCCCCGCTGTGATTTGAGCACGGCTTGGCGCGCACTGGCCCAATCAGGGAAGATCAAGCCGTAGCTGCAGACGTTGGCCCTTGCAAAATAATTCCGACTAACTCGGGCCACTCGCTGGTCTTGTTCCACAGAGAGAGACGGCCGACAGGCGGTTGGACGCTCGCACGAAGCTAGGCGGACTCTCGTATACAAGCTGTAGAACCTTGGGCCTCAGCAAGGACAATGCTTTCTTAGCTCTCTGCGTGCTGGCTGTCGTAGCGAAATCActagcagtgctagcagcatcaTTAGAGCAGAGTTGGTTTTGGCTTTTCCGTACTTGGCCGGTGCCTCGTGTCTTTGGCACGTTTTCCACAAAACGCCGCTGCTTATTCAAAGCTTCTAGAGCTGTCATAGTCAATACCGCCGCAGCCACAGCGGATGTAATATTTGTAATGCCGAGTTTACCTTGATACAAACTCGCAACTTGCTGATGGTTCGCTCTCCGGGAGTGGTAGCACAAACGTACATTCCAGTCTCTGAAACGGCGCAAAGCTACTTGCAAACGACTCGCACAACACACAACCCTCTTCTTAActtctccccccctccctctcttccaAGGCGGGAACCAGCACGCCAAGACGGAATGGGATCCAGCGCAGCCGGCAAAGCCAATGGAGTTCCCGTGGCGCCTTCTGAGGCGTCACAATGCTGATGTGAGAAACCGGCGACTCTGGTTGGCCTACAGGCCTATGAATTAAGCGCCCACAACCCTGTCAGTTCGGGTGCGGTGGCTCTGCGGAGCGAACATGCCTGCATGCCCAGCCAATCGCCAGCTGGATGGGGCCGCACTCGCCAGATTGTAGATGAAGCATGCAAGGGCGCCGTAGAGATGGCCCAATCGCAGTCAACGAGGTTGACGAGCTTTGgacgagcagctgcagcggtGGATCGATATTTCGTTGCCTGTCTGGGAAATGGCGCGGGATGTGCTTCCGTTGAAGACGCGGTAGACTGGCCGTGATGTGGGTGATTCTCTGTGACTGTTGGTGATGTCAAGCGGAGCACGGCGCATATGCACATTGAAATTGATGTGATGGCACGATGCTATGGTGATGATTCTGGTTTCCTCCAACACGAACTTTTTGCTAGTATACACGTTACCGCCTCTGTTCAAGGTGGCTCGATCTTGCTTCCGACTCAATGCTATTGTTTAACCTGCATACAGGCAAGCGAGCAACCGCAGGGATGATGTAGCTCTATTCAGGCATCATAGCGGCAATTGCGGAAAACAGGGACCAAAGCCGCGGACAGGCATTTTAATCCCCTAGCTCTTACAGGCGCGGTCTTTGTAGAAGATGAGCATCCGATCGGCCGATGTGCGATTTGCTAGCCGCTCTCTTATCCTATCCGCGAGGACAGGCGGCGGTTAGCTAGGGGAGCTGACAGATGGGAGTGGAACCAGAATTACCACCTACTTGTTTGAAGTTCCTTGCAAGCGACGACAGCTCTATGGAGCTTACCCGGCGATAATCTCGACACTTATAGCTTTGTTAGATTAGTTGCACAAACAGATAGCGTCAAATCGTGAAAATCCAAGAATCTATTGTCAGTCAGTAAAGGCTTTCATGTCTCAGGTGTAGctagagagagggaaagctATGCTGATGCGAGAATATGGAAGACAGATGGCTTGCTCTGCTTCAACGATGCAAAGAGTCGTGCCTGGCTAAACCGGCTAGAACTTCTAATGGAGCGTCTGCGCTACATAGGGGTCATCCAGTCACTAATGCTGCGTCAACTCAATGTGAAAGTGTTCAGTGCATGTGTATTGGATTGGACTTGCGATTCTAGTTTGCTTCCCCCTTCTTCACCCACTGTAGTATCCCTATAGCCCTTTGCTCTTCCCATATTTGTCTTGGTTAATCCTCCATCGTCCATCCTTCTTCCAGAGCAGCAGTTACAGATGCAATGTTAACAGAGCCCAATGCCGTGATTATTCCGAGTATGGGCAGTAGATGCAAGTGTTTCCTTCTGGCCGTTAGGGGAATGGACTGAGTGGACTGGAGCCTCCCAGCGCCGAGGGATGAAAGATAATTTGTGTGTTGGCAGCTATTCTCTGGTAAGACCATGCACCCAGTTGTAAATAGCTTTGGAGAATAACGTACCGAAGAAAAGGCTGATGAGCCTCTGACCTTTACTCGTTGAGTCATTTCCTCCGTCATATGGAGAGACTATCCTCTTTGAGGGATGTTGTAGGCGGTCATCAAAGAGAAAGTGGTGCTGTTTTGCATTAGATATCCAAATGTgtcaaaagaaagagaaagaggaaaaacaaaGTGTGAAGCCTCACTTGGATTTCCCGTTGGAATGGGACCTTTAGAAGGCACATACGCCAGCAACCGCAGAGAGGGGAGACGTTTTGCTTGTCcaccctccctcctctcctccttgagGAGAAGATTTTGaggcaaagaaagaggaggagagagggagaatatGTTGTGagtggagggagagaggctGGGGGGCGGCGGAGGTGGTGCTTTGGTGGTGCTCGTGGCggagcgatgaagaagagaagaggaggaaaacgGGACATCAGAGGAGAGAAGTCTGCTTCAGAAGAGGACGCAGAGGCGGCTGCTGTGGCAAGGCGGTGAGATCAATGTCAAAACACAGCAGCTGCCACCGGCCCCGAATAAGAGACGGTGGCAGCTGAGGGGATCGCTGAGGGGATCGCTAAGGAGATACCGAGTTGGACGGCTCACTGTAGGCCACTGTAGGCCACCATAGATTCGcccgccatctccatcttgatggtgttcatcttggagaagagagcCATCAATTTGACAGTGTCATATGTAGTAATTGTGAATAGTAGCATCAAAAGTCCCTCAGGTGCCTCTCATATACAGATTAAGGGGGTTGGCTTTTCAGGTATATATGACATAGAAACGTGCGTAGATACTACTGGAGTgcattatatttatactactGTTATGTTTTCACCGTGACACAACTTACAACTGTGGTCCATGCAGCCAGTGCTCTATTTTCGTTGTAATTACCTAAGTGCCAAGGTCCTCTGCTGGTAGTGCGCCTCCTAGCAATGTACTCCCGCCATCCATTGATACTCAACTCCCAGCCGCGGCCTGCAGCTACGATGTCGCAATCTGCTATTGGAACAATGCGATGAACAACATCAAAATGATTATCTCCCGTGATTACTCTTATTTGGCGACAAACAACGGCATCTTCCTCGCAACTGGGCTTGCAAGTCACACGGAGCAGAGGAGGCAAACCtcgcatcttcatctctgaCGCGATTCTATAAACCGAAAAAGTCTCCATTGTTCGAAAATCCATCGACATTTAGATTTGCTAACAATTACGCATAGATTATTACGCCACCACGTCGTGATTCGAGGCCACATCGCGAACTGAGCTTTTCCCCAGCTTCTTTCACGCCCTTCTCGCTATTGCTTTGCCCTCAGATTGTCCATTATAGACGCACGATACAATATTACAGCGAAACCTAAAATTGACTCAGACCAACAAGGTCTTTTTAGGTTCCAAGCAACCATATACTCTATCCATAAAGAATTCATGGAATCGCTACGTTGCCGAACTCTTCAACCGAACTCTGATGCTGCGTCTCGAAAGCAACAATTTCTACGAAGAATAAATTGCTCTAAGCAGCCCTGAAAACTTATCCAGAACGCTCTTTGCCCCAAATTGTCTCTGTTACTCTTGAGAGGCCAAACTTAGAAGCGTAAGGCCTTTATTGCAGAGGACCAAACATCGGGtgacttcttctttatcACACTTTTCGCTCAATCTGACGGCAAAACCAAATACAGACTCGTACAAGCGGGACGGCCCGAGATGATTGCTAATAATAACCATGGCAAACAGTGTAAGTAAATAAAACATTTTTACAGTGGACCCAAACCCTCCCTTCGCCGCTGCCATCAAGCTATACTTACCTTTGAGTTAGGACCGTAAAGCTACTCGGCCGCATGGCTCGGCGAAATATGGGACAATACAAGAAGGGAGCAAGTGCAAAAGCAAACCTAACTTACCCAACGCTATTGTTTGTTGGTTTGCTTTTATCCACTTTGATCTGTTCGCTCGTCTATATATTTCCACGCTCCCTCCCTCTGCCGCGCTCgtactcttctctttcttacTATCATTCCACCTTCTTCAATCGTCTTTTGACTGCAATAATTAGGATACGATTGGTCGGCCTGGCGGGgggctttttgcttctctctctccacaaaCCCCCCCTTCCAGCCGGCCCTCGGGCTAAGCTTGGTCGAATTCGTCTCCAGCATCGACAATGCTTGGTCGGGTTTGTGTCCAGCATTGACAATGATCTCGGTACGTAGGgcgccgagaagaagctgcgagTCTACGGGATGAATAGAATAAGAGTTTGCTCTGGATTAGCTGGAAGATTCCCGGATGGTCTATTGGGGCCTCAGGACAAGCTTGGTCGAGTTTGTTTCCAGCATCGACAATGATATCGGTACGCACTCGTCACAAGTGACCTGAGAGAGGTCATTGAACAAAGGGTCCGTGAAAGTATCGCAAACAACAACTCGCTGGTGTAAAGCAGCCTGATTCAAAGCACTACGGAATTAAAGAGCATGAGAAAGACAAAGCATTGCAGTCTTTGAGACAGTGGAAGGCGAGAACACAAGACACGAGAAATGACAATCGGCGAATTCAACAAGCATGAATTGATTAAGATAATTGGAATGGGTCGGAATTCACAATGGCGGCGAAGAGCGGACTGGGAGTGAGGGTAGTGGATGGGCAGAAGGAATGGGGAGTGAACGAGTTGGTAGAGGATGGCAATGTAAAGGATGGTGACAATACTCGTTcggtcttcttctctctgtgaTGGTGATTCTGTGTGTCTGACAGTGAATAACCCGACTCTATTTCTTGACTCATACGTCCAATTCTACTATTGTAAGCACCGTAGGCCAGCTACAGTTGAGATAATTATGAAACAAACAGACTGCTAATGCCCTGATTCACGAAGCCTAAGCACCTTGATCAGTCGTCGGAGCATGCTATTCACGCAAATCTCCACGTTGTCCTCCACAACACGCTTATACAGGGCCTTGTGCATATAATTCCGCCTCTCAGGTGCCAACGTCAGGGCCTCGTTGATCTGATCAGCAACATGGAAGACGTCCCAAGGATTTATTCGTATCGCCTCTTCCAAGTTGCTCGCCGTCCCACTGAATTCAGAGATGATGAGCGGCGCGTGGCTGTCTCGCTGGCAAGCAATGTACTCTAAGCTCGTGGTGCTCATGCCTTCTCTGATGCACGTATTGATGGCGACGTCCCCGAGCCGCAAAAGAGCAAAATATTCGTCC
Proteins encoded:
- a CDS encoding uncharacterized protein (EggNog:ENOG41~TransMembrane:1 (n3-14c19/20o217-232i)~SECRETED:SignalP(1-17)), with translation MRLSLLLSLALTALVEAHSVLVYPGTRGNNLITNDTFPYGMQWMYPCGGLGTSRNRTYWPTTGGAVSFQPGWFRGHLQAQLQINLGYGTDGPDGGPPNMSNIMLKPFMLLGPSNNPYPGTVCLPQVPLPVGANVKAGDKATIQVVELAQHGAALYSCVDIIFAEPGDPRIPIVNETNCFNSTQFGFAQIYTVTTKNPVLDIVASTTTSAASLLRNDWAGWLLLAIGAIWMTLW
- a CDS encoding uncharacterized protein (TransMembrane:2 (i20-38o44-65i)), which codes for MDQGGPCVSFRPPDDHFLRLAVAHASSFSTSFVSLVLADDAIAVTLRLFGLLVISPGYPAVRYLLLKKEAEKEIKAGPFGHLLHTTHESETAANRQERKISQGDIEISCITDLRFLLYAHLNNYTR